Genomic DNA from bacterium:
TTATTAATGCCTGTATTAGAATTAGCCTAGTGTTGATAACATCCAATTAATCTCATCCAAAATTTATTGAGTATATGAATCACGTTGCAAATCTAATATGAACTTTATTGGTGGGTTGCAGAATTGCAATATTACCTCAGAGCATTATGATAAAAAGAGGGCGTACTGTTTAAAAAATAATATTAATCTTGGCCTTGTTGTTGCATCAGTATTATTACAGAAATAAATGCGATGCTAAATTAAAGAATGGAGGATAATATGGGCTTAATGAAAACTATAGGAAAACCTGAAGTAAGGTACAGATACAAACTCGTATTAAAAGTTAGTCTAATACTCTCGCTTATGATTATGATTCTCGCTTTTAAGTATTTCCCTAAAATTGAAAAAGATAGAATCAGTTTAGAAACACCACAGGAATTATTTACTGTAGAAGATATCCAACAGACTAAGCAGGAAAACAGGCCTCCACCACCACCGGAAAAACCTCCTGTGATAATTGAAGCTACATTATTGAATGAAGTTAATGATATTGAAATAGGAGATACGGAAATCAATTTTGATGCGGAATTGAGTGCACCTCCACCACCTCCGAGGCAGGAACAAACTAAAACTATAATAGAGGAAGAGACGATCTATTTTGTTGCAGTTGAGGAAATGCCATATCCGATTGGTGGGATCAACGCAATACAGCAGCGAATTATATATCCTGAAATTGCTAAAAGAGCAGGTGTTGAGGGAAAAGTATTTCTTTTGGCCTATGTGGATGAGGAAGGAAACGTCACTAAAGCAGAAGTATTGAAAGGTATTGGTGGTGGTTGTGATGAAGCAGCTGCCAATGCTGTACTACAGACTAAATTTTCACCAGGTAAACAAAGGGGAAAGCCAGTAAAGGTTAAAGTTATGATCCCAATCAGGTTTGAATTGTCAGAAGGTCCGGCTTGATGATGTCCGAAAGAGAAAAACTGATGTTGTTCTGGTTTGGAAGTTTGATCGATTTACTGAAAGTATAAATGAGTTAATTATTACATAGGAAGAACATAGTAGCCCCAATGCTAACTTTAACAATTATAAAGAGACTTTCATAACTTAAAATCTCAAAATATGCTTAATATAAAATCCTTTAAGCCGTCAAATGACGGCTTTCATATGATTCTCAAATCAGACACAGTCGAAGATATCGTTTGCTGATTACAACTATTCGGACGTATTTTGAATTCGACATTACCTTTTGGCATTCAATAGATTCTACTTGATCCGTAAAAAATCAGATCCGGTTCAACATCATAATTTACATATTGACGATTTCTGGATTAAACTTAGTAAACTCAGAGGCTCCAGCTCACAATTAGACATATTCATTCCATACCTATATCTTGTTTAATTTTGCTTATCAGAATTAGATAAAAATGAAATCCGTCAGATGAAACTCAAAAGAAAAAAATTATCACAACTGCTTCAACAGCTTGAAGATATCAAACAGCAAGCTACGGAGTTTGAAAATAAATATTCAAATGAGCTTGAAAAGGTTCATTCTTCAAATCTTGAGAGTGCAAAGAATTTAATTCACTATCTCGCACTTCGCAACCAGGATATACGAGAAATACAGAACACACTCTGGCAGCTTGGCATTTCACGGCTTGGTAAAGCCGAAAGCCACGTAATGGCAAGTATTATTTCTGTCCAGAATATTCTTAGGGGAATCCTGAACGAACTGCCAATTGAATCCGAAAAAGCGGAAATCAGTTTTAAAAGAGGAAGAAAGATTTTAACAGCAAATACTACTTCACTTCTTGGTAAAAAACTGAAAGGCAGTCAAGTAAGAATAATGGTTACGCTTCCAACCGAGGCCGCTGATGATTATAAGCTTGTTAAGAAACTTTTCAATGCGGGTATGAACAGTGCACGAATCAACTGTGCGCATGATGATACGACTGTTTGGGGAAATATGGTCAAAAATATCGAAAGAGCAAAAAAGCAAACCGGCAGAAGTTGTAAAATCTGTATGGACCTTGGCGGACCTAAACTCAGAACTGGGCCAATGAGGCAGGGACCCAAAGTTGTTCATCTTACTCCCGAGAGAGACCTTCTCGGTAAAGTAACTTCGCCCGCAGAAGCCTGGCTCGTCACTGATAGAAGTATTCAACTTGAAAAAAGCAAAACAATCGACGAGGAAATTCTTATTCCTCTGTCTGATGAATTTCTGAATTCGCTGAAACCGAAAGATGAAATTCTTTTCACGGACTCAAGAGGAAAGGATAGAAAACTTATTGTTGATAAAAAGTTTAATGGCAGAAGATTGGTCCGATGCTTTGAATCTGCTTACATTAAAACCGGAACAGCATTTACGATTAAAAATAAGCGCAATACAAACGGAGTAACTACAAATGTTGGTGAACTTCTTCCGCTGGAAGAATCGATCATTTTAAAACAGGGAGATAAATTAATAATTCACAGCGATGCAATACCTGGTGAGCCAACAGAATTTAACAATGAGGGTGAATTGATAAAACCGGCTCATATATCCTGCACATTACCTGAAATTTTCAAGGATGTTAATTCGGGTGAGCTAGTAATTCTCGATGATGGGAAAATTGAAGGGGTTATTAAAAATGTTGAGCAGAACAGAATTGAAGTAGAAATAACCTACTCAAAGGAAGAAGGCTCGAAGCTGAGAGCGGATAAAGGAATTAATCTCCCAGAGAGTAAACTTTCGATAAAAGGATTGACAGGGAAAGATAAAGAGGATTTAAAGTTCATAGCAAAGAATGCTGATGTTGTAAATTATTCCTTTGTGAATTCTGCAGGAGATGTTAAAGATATTCTTGATGAATTGAAAACACTTGACGCTTTAGAAATAGGAGTAATCCTGAAGATTGAAACACGTAAAGCATTCGAAAATCTTCCCTCGATACTATTGACTGCAATGCAGCATTATCCCGTTGGAGTAATGATTGCACGCGGAGATCTGGCAATCGAATGTGGCTGGAATGAGCTTGCAATGATCCAGGAGGAAATTATGTGGCTTTGTGAAGCTGCACATCTTCCTATCATCTGGGCAACTCAGGTTCTCGAAACAATGGCAAAAAAAGGACGACCATCCCGCGCAGAAATTACTGACGCGGCATTTGCAGGAAGAGCAGAGTCAGTTATGCTCAATAAAGGTCCTTTCATTTTTGAAGCGATAAAAATTCTGGATGTGATTATCAGTTCAATGCAGGATTACCACGAGAAACAGGCTCCGATGCTACCGAAGTTAAAGTTGAAGAAATAATTACTGAGGGGTGGCTACTTTAATACATAAAGTATGATGTTATGAAATTCATTGACACATTAAATGAAAATAAATTTTACGAAAGCCACTTCAATCGTGAAATGATGCAATCAGAACGGCTGCGTGAGTTTGTACTTGGCGGTGTAATTCTTCTGTTTGCACTTGGTTCTTTTATTAATGTTTTTTTCCTCGGCAACGATTACAAAGAAAAACTTCCTGAGCTGATTAATGCATTCGAATGGATTATTCTATTGTTTCTCTTTCTTGCTGCACGTTCTTTTTTTGTAAGAAAAATTATAAAAGTACGAATGAAGAAAGGAAAGGATCTTCCATACTATCTCAGGTATGTCAATGCTTTTTTGAAGTTTCGATTCCAACTCTGGGTATATTAATTCTTTCAATCCACATTGAACCAATTGCAGCTTTGGTTTCACCGATGCTGCTGCTTTACTTTTCCATTATCATCATCTCAAGTCTTGAACTCGATCCCCGGCTAAGTTTCTTTGTCGGTACCGTTGCTGCTGTTGAGTATATTCTATTATCTCTTTTCTATATCAATAATGCTGAACATCATTCAGATATTCCGGTGCTGGATTTGCCTGTTGCTTATATAGCCCGAAGCGGAATTCTTTTTATCTCCGGAATTCTGGCAGGGATAGTCTCAATTCAGATAAGAAAAAAAGTTTTCAGCACTTTCCGTGTAGTGGAAGAAAGAAACGAACTTGAGAAAATTTTCGGTCAGCAGGTATCAAAAGAAATTGTAGACGAGTTTATAAAGAATAATATGAAGATCGAAAACCGTAGCCGGGAAGTTTGTATAATGTTTCTCGACATCCGTAATTTTTTCAAAATACTGCGAAGGCAAAACCCCGGAAGAAATAAACAAATACCAGAACAGCACTCTTGGATTTATGATTGACATTGTAAATATACACGGCGGAATTGTAAACCAGATTCTTGGTGATGGATTTATGGCAACATTCGGCGCACCAATTCCCAGCGAGACTTACAGCAAGGATGCTGTGATAGCCTCGATGGAAATTATTTCATCCCTGGAGAAGAAAAACGAGAGTGGAGAGATTCCGCAAACTAGTGTGAGGATTGGTTTGCACTCCGGGGAAGTCGTAACCGGCAATGTCGGTACTATAGACAGGAAACAATACTCTGTCACAGGAAATGCAGTAATCGTGGCTGCGCGTCTTGAGCAGATGAATAAAGAGCTTGATACATCCATCTTGATTAGCAAAGCAGTTGTAAATAGTTCAAAAATAGATTTGGAAAAATTTCAATTTTTAGGAGAAAGAATGGTAAAAGGTTTTGAGAAGCCCATCGAGGTTTTTACTATCAAATAATTCTACTTCATCTTATTAAAAAGTTATTCTGAATATCTTACTATAAAGGAGAGCCAACTGTCCTCTGTCATTTAACCAAAATCTTCTTACCATAAAATCCTACAAGCCGTCAAATGAAGGTTTCCATAAAATTCTTAAAAAAACTGTCGAAAATATTATCAAGTCCCTATCAATTTTCATATTTACTTCAAATTCATTAATTCAATTCCATAAAGGATAGTAAAAAATTTGACGCTAATTTATTGTTAATGCTGCATTAACTCTGAGCGAGAACCTTTCCATTAACCTACCCCTTTTAGGAAAAGTATTGGAAAACAGGGGGCGGTGAAACAGGGACTCTTTCCGATAATAAAAAACGTTGATTATGATCCAGATTATTAACTTTTTGGGAGGAGGGCTCCATTTTGGTACCAGCTTTAAAATTTTTTTGCCCTTATACTTGACTTCCCAACCACCACCATCTATATTATAAAGTATAGGGACAACATCCCGAAACAGCCAACCAGAAAATCACAACCGAAAACATTTCATTAAAGTCTTAAAGGCTTATATAAATAAAATCATTTTAATGGTTATGAAAAAAAATAAAAAGAAGAACACTCTTCCTATTCTAGGTTGGAGTGAAGTTTCAGAATGTTATTGTTATGAAGAACTAGTTGAAGATATTGCGACATATGGCGAGGGTGTAGTTTATAATAGTGATCGCGAATTTGGACCTGATGAAAAATGTGCTTTCGTATTTTATAATGAATATCCGAAAAACTTATTTGCTGTATTTAGAGGAACTGTAGAATATATAGGTAGATATCCTGATCATTTAACTCCATATGCTTACATTTTCACTCCTGAAAAGGAAGTAATAGCTGAAAGCATCGGTTATTGTAAAGAATGTGGCGATCCCAAAGTAGTAGTCTTGAAAAAAGGAGAGGAGTGAACTTGACAATCCTCGTTAGCGAGGTTATATTAAAAATATAGTCTTCTATTGACAACAGACAACCTACCTCCCAAGACAAACCGACAACTAAAACATTGAACAACTTAACTTATTAGGGATGCTCTTTCAGTAGAGAGGGCATTCCACCTTAAAAATATTGGAGAAAATGAAAATGCAGAATTACATAACGAGAGACTTCTATGCTGCTGGCTACCTTCTTGCAGAGGGCTTTAAACTGGTTTCACATTCACGAACTGGTAAAATCACTCTGTTTGAATTTGAATATACCCCACAAGTTAAAGAAGCAGCAGATAAATATTTTACTATGCAGACACAGGTTGAACCGGTCGCTTATGGGAATGCATTGCGCGCATTAAAATCGATATTGCATTCTTACGATAAATTAAATGCAGATGGAGATGTAAATAATTATGTTAAACAATACAGGGGAAGTAAACCTTAATCAGAAAAAAGAATTCTCAGGATTTGAGAATGTAATTGTATCCTGGGCGGATACGGTAAGTATCACCAAATTTGAAAATGTTACTTTAGCAGATGTTTTTGAAGCCATTAAAGGTGATGAAGAATTAAAGAAAAAAATAGATCTAATACGCTCGATTAAGGATGCTAAAAAAAGGCAAGATAAAAAATCTGAAATTCTACCATATTTTGTAATAGGAGAATTCACAGACAACAAAAGAAAAAATGCAAATCTAATCTCTACCCAACATATGATTTTTGATTATGATCATCTTGGGAGAAAACTAAAAGGAAAAAGAAAGCAGTTAATTGAAGATCCACGAGTAAATTTCATATTCACTTCACCGAGCGGAGACGGGTTAAAAGTTGGTTATAAGTTAGATAATCCAATAACCGACTCTGAAACATTTTCAGCAATATATAAATACTACGCAAATCAACTTGGCCTCGAACTAGGTGAAAAAGCTGATAAAACTTCTGCTGCATCAAATCCCTGTTATTTTAGTATTGACTCAGAGATATACACTCATCCAAATTCGCTAGTGCTTACAACTAATATTTCAAAAGAGGAACTTGATAAATTTAGAACTCATAGTAAAATCGATTGGGATGAAGTTGGAGAAGCACTAAATGGTCTCAGTAGTCCGAGAACACCAATGGCCAGAAAAATGATTGGAATGATGATGGGAAGAAGTATCCCACGGGAGATTGCAATTGGATTACTGCGTGGATGGAATAAATTAAATAACCCACCCCTGCCAGATGACAAAATCATCTATACAGTTAATGATATGTATGATCGATACGAGCAGCAGATAGATACTGTTCCTGTGAAGTTTTTAGAAAAAGGTAGTGCTTATTTCAAGAAAGTATTTCTGAAAGGGAAATGGGAAGAAGTTCAAGTCACAACATTTATGATCATTCCCAATGAACTGCTTGTGTTAGAGTATAGTGATTGTTTAGTATGTGAAATAGTCACCTCTGCGGGTATTCATTATGAAAATGTAAAAATTGAGAACACGGACTGGCATACAAAGCAGAAATTTCAGAAAGCACTTGGGCATCAGGATTGCGTGTTCCTTGGAACAGATCACGATCTGCAAGCCTTGTGTCAGTTTATTCAGGTTCTAATACCATTAAGGAAAGAAGCCACTAAAGTTATTGGGTTATATAATAATGAGACCTGGGTAACAGAAAAATATAATATTAAGAAAGATATTATTAGTAAGGATCAAGCAATAGTTCCTTATGATAGGGGCAAGGATGCATTCTACCACGGCATTAACTACACGAAAATAAATGATGAGGAGTATCAGGGATTGTTAACTGATTTTTATGAAAACGTTTTTCGATTAAATGAAAAAAATAAAATAGCTTCTTATTTAGGCTGGCTATTCGCTACTCCTCTTAAACCGTTATTGACAGATTTGGCAGACGGGTTTCCACTTCTATTTCATCACGGATCTCAGGGAGCTGGAAAGACAAGTCTTTCACAACTATTTATGAGATTAGTCGGATATTCAAACCCTGATCCTAAATCCTGCACAATGAAACTTTTCCCTATGCTCAAGATGCTATCAAGCACGAATGCAATCCCTCAATGGTATGATGAATTTAAGAAAGCCGATATGAAGGAAACGGATGTTGATAATTTGCTGAGATATATGCGAAGAGCATATAAAGGTGAGGTAGAAGACAAGGGTCGGGCAGATCAGACTGTCGAAACTTATAATATTACCGCACCTATGGCCGTTATGGGAGAATGGAACATTAACCAACCTGCTATAATGGAAAGAGTAATTTTGATACGGTTTAATGATTTTGTTAAGAAGAATATTGAATCTCAGGAAGCATTCAGAATTATTAAGAATCTTGAGCTTGAGGCTTTTATGCCCAGATATATTAGCTATTGCCTGGGGCAGAACATTAAGG
This window encodes:
- a CDS encoding adenylate/guanylate cyclase domain-containing protein; this encodes MFSKYCEGKTPEEINKYQNSTLGFMIDIVNIHGGIVNQILGDGFMATFGAPIPSETYSKDAVIASMEIISSLEKKNESGEIPQTSVRIGLHSGEVVTGNVGTIDRKQYSVTGNAVIVAARLEQMNKELDTSILISKAVVNSSKIDLEKFQFLGERMVKGFEKPIEVFTIK
- a CDS encoding energy transducer TonB — its product is MGLMKTIGKPEVRYRYKLVLKVSLILSLMIMILAFKYFPKIEKDRISLETPQELFTVEDIQQTKQENRPPPPPEKPPVIIEATLLNEVNDIEIGDTEINFDAELSAPPPPPRQEQTKTIIEEETIYFVAVEEMPYPIGGINAIQQRIIYPEIAKRAGVEGKVFLLAYVDEEGNVTKAEVLKGIGGGCDEAAANAVLQTKFSPGKQRGKPVKVKVMIPIRFELSEGPA